The Nocardia vinacea genome contains the following window.
GGGTCGTGGTCGGCCACGCGCTGCCGGTACTCGAGGCCGCACGTTCATTCGTCGATGGGGTGATCGCATTACATGCCGCCGACGTGTCCCGGCTGCGAGTCGCCGCCTCGAAAACCATCGCCGACCATCGGATGCCGCAGTGGCTGGATGCCTTACGAGCTACCTGCCCGGATGTGGCCGTTTCCCTTGCGGTGGACAACACCCGGCAGGTAGAGGCGATGGTCCGTAGTGCCGAAGCCGATCTGGGGTTCGTCGAGGGTCCGCATCAACCGCGTGACCTCGGCAGCCGGGTGCTCGGCGCGGATGAATTGGTGGTGGTCGTCGGGCCGACGCATGCGTGGGCGACCCGTCGCAAACCGGTCGCTCTACGGGAGCTTGCGACAACTGCCTTGCTGTGGCGTGAATCGGGATCGGGCACCAGGGAAGCCGTCTGGGAAATCCTGAGCGCCGAATGCCAGCCGGCGCTGCCCGCCGCCGAACTCGGTTCCGCGGTGGCGATCATCGCGGCCGCATGCAGCGGTGTGGCGCCCGCGGTGGTGAGCAAGCTGATCGCCGCATCCGCCCTGGCGGCGGGCGCCCTCATCGAGGTGCGCTTGTCGACTCCGGTGGCCTTGACCAGAAAGTTTCGGGCCATCTGGCGGCACCAACTGCCACCGTCGGGCCCCGCCGAGATTTTGGTGAAATATGCGGCGGAGCTGGAAGCCCATCGCGCATCCAACTGGTAATACTCCGGCCGTCATGGGTATTTACCCAGGTCGCGGCCCTGCGCCGGTGCCGATAACTGGCGTAACCATTCGGTAATTGCGGGAAGCGTCGCATGTAACGAACGGTTCGCAGCATTTGCCGCATGACAGGCAGAACGCATTCGGGAAATCCGGCAAGAGCGGGCGCCCCGGATCCGAGCACCGGTAGGCGCTCGGCGCCGGCTCGCCGGATCCGGGACATCCTGCGGGCACGTATCCGCAGTGGTATCTACGGCAATCGGCCACTGCCGTCGGAGGCGCAATTGGCCGCCGACTTCGATACCAGCCGCAATATCGTGCGTGATGCGCTGGCATTGCTGCGCGATGAGGGTCTGGTCGACCGGGTTCCCGGGGCGGGCACCTTCGTCGTATCCGATAAGGCGGTGCAGGGGCTGGACCGGCTGCGTGGTCTTGCCGAGACCTTCGAGACCGGCACGGATCGGGTCGTCAACCGGGTGCTGTTGGCGGAGGTCGTCCCCGCGACACCCATCGTGGCCGAGCGGCTCGAGCTCGAACCGGCGACACCGGTGGTCGCGTTGGAGCGAATCCGCTACCTCGACGGCACACCGCTGTCGTTGGACGCCAGCTACCTCACCGCCGATATCGGCGCGCCGCTGCTGA
Protein-coding sequences here:
- a CDS encoding LysR substrate-binding domain-containing protein; translation: MTLPPGTPDLDVLDLLVSVAELGSLGAAARRHGITQPAASMRISALERRLRLCLLERGPTGSELTDAGRVVVGHALPVLEAARSFVDGVIALHAADVSRLRVAASKTIADHRMPQWLDALRATCPDVAVSLAVDNTRQVEAMVRSAEADLGFVEGPHQPRDLGSRVLGADELVVVVGPTHAWATRRKPVALRELATTALLWRESGSGTREAVWEILSAECQPALPAAELGSAVAIIAAACSGVAPAVVSKLIAASALAAGALIEVRLSTPVALTRKFRAIWRHQLPPSGPAEILVKYAAELEAHRASNW
- a CDS encoding GntR family transcriptional regulator, with translation MTGRTHSGNPARAGAPDPSTGRRSAPARRIRDILRARIRSGIYGNRPLPSEAQLAADFDTSRNIVRDALALLRDEGLVDRVPGAGTFVVSDKAVQGLDRLRGLAETFETGTDRVVNRVLLAEVVPATPIVAERLELEPATPVVALERIRYLDGTPLSLDASYLTADIGAPLLTMDLTGSDVFGLVEAELGLPLGSAAVSIEAVAADPTVAGLLEVRAGSPLLFLERLTYTDSGRPIDLEYVRYRGDRFSLSGRLHRIPVTPNRGVTEPNERG